Proteins from one Panthera leo isolate Ple1 chromosome D1, P.leo_Ple1_pat1.1, whole genome shotgun sequence genomic window:
- the LOC122200337 gene encoding olfactory receptor 56A3-like yields the protein MTSHQNGTISSEVSDFLLNCFVRSHTWQLWLSLPLSLLLFLAMVANSVLLITIWVEASLHEPMYYLLSILSLLDIILSLTVIPKVLAIIWFDLKSISFYACFLQMFIMNGFFAMESCTFMVMAYDRYVAICHPLRYPSIITDQFVVKAAVFILARSSIVTMPIPILSSRLHYCGRKVIENCICTNMSVSRLSCDDVTINRLYQFAISWTVLGSDLILIFLSYTLILRAVLRLKAEGAVAKALSTCGSHFILILFFSTILLVFVLTLVVKKKVSPDVPILLNILHHVIFSALNPIVYGVRTQEIKQGIQRLLKKGC from the coding sequence ATGACATCACACCAAAATGGCACCATCTCCTCTGAGGTTTCAGACTTCCTCCTGAATTGTTTTGTCAGGTCCCACACCTGGCAGCTCTGGTTGTCCCTGCCActcagtctcctcctcttcctAGCCATGGTGGCCAATAGTGTTCTCCTGATCACCATATGGGTGGAAGCCTCTCTGCATGAGCCCATGTACTATCTACTCAGCATCCTCTCCCTGCTGGACATCATACTCAGTCTCACTGTCATTCCCAAGGTCCTAGCTATCATCTGGTTTGACCTCAAGTCCATCAGTTTCTATGCCTGCTTCCTCCAGATGTTCATCATGAATGGCTTCTTTGCCATGGAGTCCTGTACATTCATGGTCATGGCCTATGACCGTTATGTGGCTATCTGTCACCCACTGAGGTACCCATCCATCATCACTGACCAATTTGTAGTCAAGGCTGCTGTCTTTATTTTGGCCAGGAGTAGTATTGTTACAATGCCTATCCCCATTCTCTCATCCCGACTCCATTATTGTGGGAGAAAGGTCATTGAGAACTGCATCTGCACCAATATGTCTGTCTCCAGGCTCTCCTGTGATGATGTCACCATCAATCGCCTTTACCAGTTTGCAATAAGCTGGACTGTGCTAGGATCTGACCTCATCCTCATCTTTCTCTCCTACACCCTCATACTGCGAGCTGTGCTGAGACTCAAGGCAGAGGGTGCTGTGGCCAAGGCCCTGAGCACATGTGGCTCCCACTTCATCCTTATCCTCTTCTTCAGCACCATCCTTCTGGTCTTCGTGCTCACTCTTGTGGTGAAGAAGAAAGTCTCCCCTGATGTGCCAATCTTGCTCAACATCCTCCACCATGTTATCTTCTCAGCCCTCAACCCCATTGTGTATGGGGTGCGAACCCAGGAGATCAAGCAAGGAATCCAGAGATTATTAAAGAAAGGGTGCTAA
- the LOC122200358 gene encoding olfactory receptor 56A3-like: protein MTVHQNGTISFEISDFLLNCFVRSPSWKLWLSLPLSLLLLLAMGANGILLITIRMEVSLHEPMYYLLSLLSLLDIVLCLTVIPKILAIFWFDLKSISFYACFLQMYIMNCFFGMESCTFMVMAYDCYVAICHPLRYSSIITDHFVAKAAIFILARNALLTMFIPILSARLHYCGNNIIENCMCANLSVSKLSCDNIGFNRIYHLVVAWTLLGSDLILIIFSYTFILRAVLRLKTKGAAAKALSTCGSHFILILFFSTILLVFVFTHIAKKKISPDIPVLLNVLHHVIPAALNPIVYGVRTQEIKEGIRKLLRRARENRK from the coding sequence atgACAGTGCATCAAAATGGCACCATCTCCTTTGAGATTTCAGACTTCCTCCTGAATTGTTTTGTCAGGTCCCCCAGCTGGAAGCTCTGGTTGTCCCTGCcactcagcctcctcctcctcctggctaTGGGGGCCAATGGTATTCTCTTGATCACCATTCGGATGGAGGTCTCTCTACATGAGCCCATGTACTACCTGCTCAGCCTCCTCTCCCTACTGGACATTGTGCTTTGCCTCACCGTCATCCCCAAGATTCTGGCCATCTTCTGGTTTGACCTCAAGTCCATCAGCTTCTATGCCTGCTTCCTCCAGATGTACATCATGAATTGCTTCTTTGGCATGGAGTCCTGCACATTCATGGTCATGGCCTATGACTGCTATGTAGCCATCTGCCACCCACTGAGGTACTCATCCATCATCACTGATCATTTTGTAGCCAAggctgccatttttattttggccaGAAATGCACTTCTTACTATGTTCATTCCCATCCTCTCTGCCCGGCTCCATTATTGTGGAAACAATATAATTGAGAACTGTATGTGTGCCAATCTCTCTGTGTCCAAGCTCTCCTGTGATAACATTGGCTTTAACAGAATTTACCATTTAGTTGTGGCCTGGACTCTACTGGGCTCTGACCTCATTCTCATCATCTTCTCCTATACCTTCATCCTACGAGCCGTTCTTAGACTCAAGACAAAAGGGGCAGCTGCCAAAGCTCTGAGCACTTGTGGCTCTCACTTCATCCTCATCCTCTTCTTCAGCACCATcctgctggtttttgtttttacccacattgccaagaaaaaaatttcccctgATATCCCTGTCTTACTTAATGTGTTACACCATGTAATTCCTGCAGCTCTCAACCCCATTGTCTATGGGGTACGAACTCAGGAGATTAAAGAGGGGATTAGGAAATTACtgaggagggcaagagagaacagaaagtaa